In one window of Candidatus Avedoeria danica DNA:
- a CDS encoding 4a-hydroxytetrahydrobiopterin dehydratase — translation MTKVPDILTAAERAAALSALDGWTYADGALHKAYAFAGFVEAFAFMTAGALAAERLDHHPNWSNSYRKVDVSLSTHAAGGVTSLDIALATAMEGVAARLLA, via the coding sequence ATGACCAAGGTGCCCGATATCCTGACCGCCGCCGAACGGGCCGCTGCCCTGTCCGCGCTCGACGGTTGGACGTACGCCGACGGGGCGCTGCACAAGGCGTACGCGTTCGCCGGCTTCGTCGAGGCGTTCGCCTTCATGACCGCCGGCGCCCTGGCCGCGGAGCGACTCGACCACCACCCGAACTGGTCGAACAGCTACCGCAAGGTCGATGTGTCGCTCTCGACCCACGCGGCGGGCGGCGTCACGTCGCTCGACATCGCGCTGGCGACGGCGATGGAGGGCGTTGCCGCTCGATTATTGGCGTGA
- a CDS encoding DUF2089 domain-containing protein, with protein MRKVLESCPTCQSPLDVTELHCPACETTVRGRYQGCTFCRLSPEDVRFVALFVASRGNVKEMERETGLGYWTIRGRLGEVIDRLGLGAAEPPIDRQRDVLEAVARGELTAADAEQLLEASGGGSRDG; from the coding sequence GTGCGCAAGGTCCTTGAATCCTGTCCGACATGCCAGAGCCCGCTCGACGTCACGGAACTGCACTGCCCGGCCTGCGAGACGACCGTTCGCGGTCGCTACCAGGGCTGCACGTTCTGCCGGCTATCGCCCGAGGACGTCCGCTTCGTCGCCTTGTTTGTCGCCAGCCGCGGCAACGTGAAGGAGATGGAGCGCGAGACGGGTCTCGGCTACTGGACGATCCGCGGCCGGCTGGGCGAGGTGATCGATCGCCTCGGTCTCGGCGCCGCCGAGCCGCCGATCGATCGTCAGCGCGACGTCCTCGAGGCCGTTGCCCGCGGCGAGCTGACGGCGGCCGACGCCGAGCAACTGCTCGAGGCGTCCGGAGGTGGATCGCGCGACGGTTGA
- the der gene encoding ribosome biogenesis GTPase Der, translating to MPLPLVALVGRPNVGKSTLFNRLVGQRLAIVEDIPGTTRDRLYASSEWSGYDFVVVDTGGLAADDEHAFAEAVRNQALVAIEEADVVVLLTDAGAGPTAGDRDVAQMLRESGKPIVLAVNKAEQRTRALDAAEFWTLGIGEPMLISAIQGIGTGDLLDAVVAHLPRQDVDPAPDTRLHLAIIGRPNVGKSSILNRLVGHERAVVSPLAGTTRDAVDTPLRYHGDEIVLVDTAGIRRRGQIEPGIEKYSVLRALRALERCDVAVLVIDAVDGVTAQDAHIGGYLQAAGVGAIIAVNKWDLVEKDTNTSIEVERIVRDALKHLDYAPVVFISALSGQRVIKLVEQAMAVDASRRMRIGTAELNRLVADLQAKHTLSRSGRPLKIKYATQVGVAPPHIVFFVNDAELVHFSYERYVTNQIRERFGFAGTPIKLSFRSGERREESDAKARRGNPRSRTR from the coding sequence ATGCCCCTCCCCCTCGTCGCCCTCGTCGGCCGGCCGAATGTCGGCAAGTCGACGCTCTTCAACCGTCTTGTCGGGCAGCGCCTTGCCATCGTCGAGGACATCCCCGGCACGACGCGCGACCGCCTGTACGCCAGCAGCGAGTGGTCCGGCTACGACTTCGTCGTCGTCGACACCGGCGGCTTGGCGGCCGACGATGAGCACGCCTTCGCCGAGGCCGTCCGCAACCAGGCGCTGGTCGCGATCGAGGAGGCGGACGTCGTCGTCCTCCTGACGGACGCCGGTGCTGGACCGACGGCCGGCGACCGCGACGTGGCGCAGATGCTCCGCGAGAGCGGCAAGCCGATCGTGCTCGCGGTGAACAAGGCGGAGCAGCGGACGCGCGCGCTCGACGCCGCGGAGTTCTGGACGCTCGGCATCGGCGAGCCGATGCTCATCTCGGCGATTCAGGGCATCGGCACGGGCGATCTGCTGGACGCGGTCGTGGCGCATCTGCCGCGCCAGGACGTGGACCCCGCGCCGGACACCCGCCTGCACCTGGCGATCATCGGCCGGCCGAACGTCGGCAAGTCCAGCATCCTGAACCGCCTCGTCGGCCACGAGCGTGCCGTCGTCAGCCCGTTGGCTGGCACGACGCGCGACGCCGTCGACACGCCGCTGCGCTACCACGGCGACGAGATCGTCCTGGTGGATACAGCCGGTATCCGGCGGCGCGGGCAGATCGAGCCCGGCATCGAGAAGTACAGCGTTCTGCGCGCGCTCCGTGCCCTGGAACGGTGCGACGTTGCCGTCCTCGTCATCGACGCCGTCGACGGCGTGACGGCGCAGGACGCGCATATCGGCGGCTATCTGCAGGCGGCCGGGGTCGGGGCGATCATCGCGGTGAACAAGTGGGACCTCGTCGAAAAGGACACGAACACGTCCATCGAGGTCGAACGGATCGTGCGGGATGCGCTCAAGCACCTGGACTACGCGCCCGTCGTCTTCATCTCGGCGCTGTCCGGCCAGCGTGTCATCAAGCTCGTCGAGCAGGCGATGGCGGTGGATGCGTCGCGCCGGATGCGGATCGGGACGGCGGAGCTGAACCGGCTGGTCGCCGATCTGCAGGCCAAGCACACGCTCTCGCGCTCCGGGCGGCCCCTGAAGATCAAGTACGCCACGCAGGTCGGCGTCGCGCCGCCGCACATCGTCTTCTTCGTGAACGACGCGGAGCTTGTCCACTTCAGCTACGAGCGATATGTCACGAACCAGATCCGGGAGCGCTTCGGCTTTGCCGGAACGCCGATCAAGCTGAGCTTCCGCTCAGGCGAGCGACGCGAGGAAAGCGATGCGAAGGCGCGGCGCGGTAATCCGCGATCCCGTACACGGTGA